From a region of the Verrucomicrobiia bacterium genome:
- a CDS encoding type IV pilus twitching motility protein PilT codes for MAKIDAFFNLMFEQKASDLHMAAGNPPMLRINGELQRVDYPPLESDTLKQMLYEITPEYKAKIFEETGDVDFGYEIPGLSRFRVNFFNQKNGVAAVFRQIPSKVLSFEDFEKFDAPMPAVLKKFAMLHRGLVVVTGPTGSGKSTTLAAMMDYANKNRKDHIITVEDPIEFVHESKNCLVNHREVGIHTKSFAAALRGALREDPDIILVGEMRDLETIELALVAASTGHLVFGTLHTPSAAKTVDRIIDVFPADQQNKVRTTLSEALKGVIAQNLFKRVDKKGRVAALEILVFNTAVANLVREGKTHQIPGMIQVGKKYGNMPLDDSIMEHLRMKRISPEEAYDKAIDKKKFKTFLPHPPEDDET; via the coding sequence ATGGCAAAAATCGACGCATTCTTCAATTTGATGTTCGAGCAAAAGGCTTCGGACCTGCACATGGCGGCCGGCAATCCGCCGATGCTCCGCATCAATGGCGAACTGCAGCGCGTGGACTACCCGCCGCTTGAGAGCGACACGCTCAAGCAAATGCTCTACGAGATCACGCCGGAATATAAGGCAAAAATTTTTGAAGAAACCGGCGACGTGGACTTCGGCTACGAAATCCCGGGCCTGTCGCGGTTCCGCGTGAACTTCTTCAACCAGAAGAACGGCGTGGCCGCCGTGTTCCGCCAGATTCCCTCGAAGGTGCTTTCCTTTGAAGATTTCGAGAAGTTCGATGCGCCGATGCCCGCCGTATTGAAGAAGTTTGCCATGCTCCACCGCGGGCTGGTGGTCGTCACCGGACCCACGGGCTCCGGCAAATCCACCACGCTCGCCGCCATGATGGATTACGCGAACAAGAATCGCAAAGACCACATCATCACGGTGGAGGATCCGATCGAATTCGTGCATGAAAGCAAGAACTGCCTGGTGAACCACCGGGAAGTCGGCATTCACACCAAATCATTCGCCGCCGCCCTGCGCGGCGCCCTGCGCGAAGACCCGGACATCATTCTCGTCGGCGAAATGCGCGACCTGGAAACCATCGAACTGGCCCTGGTGGCCGCGAGCACGGGTCACCTGGTGTTCGGCACGCTCCACACGCCCAGCGCGGCCAAGACCGTGGATCGTATCATTGACGTGTTTCCCGCCGACCAGCAAAACAAGGTCCGCACCACCCTTTCCGAAGCGCTCAAGGGCGTCATTGCGCAGAACCTGTTCAAGCGCGTGGACAAGAAGGGACGGGTGGCCGCATTGGAAATCCTGGTGTTCAACACGGCCGTCGCCAACCTTGTGCGCGAAGGCAAAACGCACCAGATTCCCGGCATGATTCAGGTGGGCAAAAAATACGGCAACATGCCGCTGGACGATTCGATCATGGAACATTTGCGCATGAAGCGCATTTCGCCCGAGGAAGCCTACGACAAAGCGATCGACAAGAAGAAATTCAAGACCTTCCTGCCTCATCCGCCGGAGGATGACGAAACCTGA
- the grpE gene encoding nucleotide exchange factor GrpE, with product MSKQPSEPATSGAPAGPAGLTPEQVSELQAQAAKAAEHWDRLLRATADFDNYKKRAARERQDAIKYANEGLMQKLLPVLDNFEAALNAAQSTSGDNAQSLLTGISMIHQQLKSVLTEAGLEEIEAHGRPFDPNLHEAVSQAESSEHPEGNVMQQLRRGYRLRDRLLRPASVVVAKAPSPAHGQA from the coding sequence ATGAGCAAACAACCATCAGAACCCGCGACCAGCGGGGCGCCGGCCGGCCCGGCCGGGCTGACCCCGGAGCAAGTCAGTGAATTGCAGGCCCAGGCGGCCAAAGCCGCCGAGCATTGGGACCGCCTGCTGCGCGCCACCGCCGACTTCGACAATTACAAGAAACGCGCCGCGCGCGAACGACAGGACGCCATCAAATACGCCAACGAAGGGCTGATGCAGAAGCTGCTGCCCGTGCTGGACAATTTCGAGGCGGCCCTGAACGCCGCGCAATCCACCAGCGGCGACAACGCCCAGTCACTGCTGACCGGCATCTCAATGATTCACCAGCAGCTCAAGTCGGTGTTGACCGAGGCCGGACTTGAGGAAATTGAGGCGCACGGCAGGCCATTCGATCCCAACCTGCACGAAGCCGTTTCGCAGGCCGAGTCCAGCGAGCATCCGGAAGGCAACGTGATGCAGCAGCTCCGGCGCGGTTACCGGCTGCGCGACCGGTTGCTCCGCCCCGCCAGTGTCGTCGTCGCCAAAGCCCCCTCCCCCGCCCATGGCCAAGCGTGA
- a CDS encoding PilT/PilU family type 4a pilus ATPase, whose translation MRRPELDHLLTTMLESQPEVSDLLFTAEKPLQVESFGDLKPVLVDPPIERLTPYQTEMVALNLVGDNPWHLFDLLRHGSCDAAYTLADKARFRINVFSQRGNTSIVLRKLNTRIPTLEDLGHPSILKELPKEKTGLILVTGATGSGKSTTLAAVLNEINNTRPVHVITLEDPVEFVHPHRVSTFNQRELGTDFDNFANGLRAALRQAPKVILVGEIRDRETLKIALSAAETGHLVLSTLHTTDAGQTINRILGMFETDEQEQIRERLADTLRWVVSQRLAPKVGGGRHALLEIMGSNLRIQESIRLGESEGKTFYEIIEASYPFGWRTFDQACLEAYETGKISEEIAMLYATKRGVLNRNIDKLKKSRGEAIGGGESLRMKAGLTGTSSAGSPPPVLKLK comes from the coding sequence ATGCGACGCCCCGAACTTGATCATTTGTTGACCACGATGCTGGAATCCCAGCCCGAGGTCTCCGACCTGCTTTTCACCGCCGAAAAGCCGCTGCAGGTGGAATCCTTCGGCGATCTCAAGCCCGTGTTGGTGGATCCGCCGATCGAGCGCCTCACCCCCTACCAGACGGAGATGGTCGCGCTGAACCTGGTCGGCGACAATCCGTGGCATTTGTTCGATCTGCTGCGCCACGGCTCGTGCGACGCCGCCTACACGCTGGCGGACAAGGCGCGCTTCCGCATCAACGTCTTTTCGCAGCGCGGCAACACCTCCATCGTGCTGCGCAAACTGAACACGCGCATTCCAACCTTGGAGGACCTCGGCCATCCGAGCATCCTCAAGGAGCTGCCGAAGGAAAAAACCGGCCTCATCCTCGTCACCGGCGCAACGGGCTCCGGCAAATCGACGACCTTGGCGGCGGTGCTGAACGAAATCAACAACACCCGCCCCGTCCATGTCATCACGCTGGAGGATCCGGTGGAGTTCGTGCATCCGCACCGGGTTTCCACGTTCAACCAGCGCGAACTCGGCACCGATTTTGACAATTTTGCCAACGGCCTGCGCGCCGCCCTGCGGCAGGCGCCGAAGGTGATTCTGGTGGGCGAAATCCGCGACCGCGAAACGCTCAAGATCGCCCTGAGCGCGGCGGAAACCGGGCATTTGGTGCTCAGCACGCTGCACACCACCGATGCCGGCCAGACCATCAACCGTATTCTCGGCATGTTCGAAACCGATGAGCAGGAGCAGATTCGGGAACGTCTCGCGGACACCCTGCGCTGGGTGGTCAGCCAGCGGCTGGCCCCCAAGGTCGGCGGCGGCCGGCATGCGCTGCTGGAAATCATGGGCTCGAACCTCCGCATCCAGGAATCGATCCGCCTCGGCGAATCCGAAGGCAAGACCTTCTACGAAATCATCGAAGCAAGCTATCCGTTTGGTTGGCGGACCTTCGACCAGGCCTGCTTGGAAGCCTACGAAACGGGCAAGATTTCGGAGGAAATTGCCATGCTTTACGCGACCAAGCGCGGCGTGCTCAACCGGAACATCGACAAACTCAAAAAGTCCCGCGGCGAAGCCATCGGGGGCGGCGAATCGCTGCGCATGAAGGCCGGCCTGACCGGCACTTCGTCTGCCGGCAGCCCACCACCCGTCCTCAAACTCAAATAA
- a CDS encoding DUF2723 domain-containing protein: MDKSKSAKEKTLNAPAQPVAPAGKPALFRRIDWLTFLIVTVIVMTGYWLTIAPDLTLEDCGELATGSFYAGIPHPPGYPVWTLYTYLWANFVPFHNIAWRVAMGEALAGALACGLVGLVVSRGSSMMIEGIEGLKNIDRRWENAICMVSGFVAGMLLGFNGYMWSQSVIVEVYAFSLLSFMGVLACLLRWIYTPQKRRYLYWAFFIYGICFTNHQTLIVAAMGLEVAIAAADFRMGRSLFLWNSVAYLCGLILRGEQMMFVDTTQMVFIIFNVVGVCSIAAYLAFAVLTRISFPELARDFALLAFFALLVSIPGLGGMALLLAAVALAGLIKFGWDSRKQGQEWLVVAGCGALWLAGASFYLYMALAGMSTPPMQWGYPRTVEGFIHALTRGQYEKISPTDVFGDPLRFIMQLGIVGEGVVDEFNWVYTLLALVPLLFFFRMQKRERAWMLGLVAVYLCLAVLLVVLVNPSTDRQSVEISRVIFTASHVSVVIAIGYGLTLIAASLLAEYRTFRLWGLIGGALGAALALYALANVAHDMSAGLTGMSAIQTFFHAIGRAFQPHQYGLPVFAGLLLLGLTVVFLINLLLGRERPHLGVVLAVFAIMPLHSVMSHWADNEQRNHLFGYWFGHDMFTPPFVGKDHKLTYDTKERTALMKDPKQASLIYPEMDRNAVLYGGTDPGRFCPTYMIFCESFIPPSCKPRDPNFDRRDVYIITQNALADGTYLMYIRSQYNKSAQIQYDTPFFEDVFQRLTIRDPKEREYRTNWLSKIAYDYLDKPFIALGDKIEKRRREEGVYPKNEIYIATPEDSARCFQEYMSDAQRRMQLNQLRPGEDVRVVKDPNGVDRVQVSGQVAVMAINGLLTKVMFDHNPTNEFFVEESFPLDWMYPHLTPYGIIMKINRQELPTLSEDVLKRDHEFWANYSERLIGNWITDDTPIKDIVDFVEKVYLRHDFTGFKGDLKFVRDDQAQKAFSKLRSSIAGIYAWRLGLSANSPTPPEYVAKSPAERERLLKEADFAFKQAFAFCPYSPEAVFRYMQVLLGNNRLDDAILVVQTALKLDPYNSQLADTLKRLEGFKGNAGKISEVQSNIQKLTVEYQKNPTNFQTALNLAGAYFSIGQTSAGATVLDEIVKSPHATPEAILAVAQYQVQSRNYPKLEEALERLTQVEPDSPEAWYDLAALKATLGKMPDATANLKQAIQLSDARLATNTQSRDLRGEAAKDPRFQMMKDLPEFKALLTKP, translated from the coding sequence ATGGATAAATCGAAGTCAGCCAAGGAAAAGACTTTGAACGCACCCGCCCAACCGGTCGCGCCGGCCGGCAAACCAGCTTTGTTTAGGCGGATTGACTGGCTGACGTTCCTGATCGTCACGGTCATCGTCATGACCGGCTACTGGCTGACCATCGCGCCGGACCTGACGCTGGAGGACTGCGGTGAACTCGCCACCGGCTCCTTTTACGCGGGCATTCCGCATCCGCCCGGCTATCCGGTCTGGACCCTTTACACATATCTGTGGGCGAACTTCGTGCCGTTCCACAACATCGCGTGGCGCGTGGCCATGGGCGAAGCCCTGGCCGGCGCGCTGGCCTGCGGTCTGGTTGGCTTGGTTGTCTCGCGCGGCAGCAGCATGATGATCGAAGGCATCGAGGGGCTCAAAAACATCGATCGCCGCTGGGAAAACGCCATTTGCATGGTTTCGGGGTTCGTGGCCGGCATGTTGCTCGGTTTCAACGGCTACATGTGGAGCCAGTCGGTCATTGTCGAGGTGTATGCATTCAGTTTGTTGTCGTTCATGGGCGTGCTCGCCTGTTTGTTGCGCTGGATTTATACCCCGCAGAAGCGGCGCTACCTTTACTGGGCCTTTTTCATCTACGGCATCTGCTTCACCAACCACCAAACCCTGATCGTGGCCGCAATGGGGTTGGAAGTCGCCATCGCCGCGGCGGATTTCCGCATGGGCCGGAGCCTCTTCCTGTGGAACAGCGTCGCCTATCTCTGCGGCCTCATTCTGCGGGGTGAGCAGATGATGTTCGTGGACACCACCCAGATGGTCTTCATTATTTTCAATGTGGTGGGCGTCTGCTCCATTGCCGCCTACCTCGCGTTTGCGGTGTTGACCCGGATCTCCTTCCCGGAACTCGCGCGCGATTTCGCGTTGCTGGCTTTTTTCGCCTTGCTGGTCAGCATTCCCGGCCTGGGTGGCATGGCCCTGCTCCTGGCGGCGGTCGCCCTGGCCGGCCTGATCAAGTTTGGCTGGGACTCGCGCAAGCAAGGTCAGGAATGGCTGGTCGTGGCCGGTTGCGGCGCCTTGTGGCTGGCCGGCGCCTCCTTCTACCTCTACATGGCGCTCGCCGGCATGAGCACCCCGCCCATGCAATGGGGCTACCCGCGAACGGTGGAGGGTTTCATTCACGCCCTGACCCGCGGCCAATACGAAAAGATCAGCCCGACGGATGTTTTCGGCGATCCACTGCGGTTCATCATGCAGTTGGGCATCGTGGGCGAAGGGGTCGTGGATGAATTCAACTGGGTCTATACGTTGCTGGCGCTCGTGCCGCTGCTGTTCTTCTTCCGCATGCAAAAACGGGAGCGGGCGTGGATGCTGGGCCTGGTCGCGGTTTACCTGTGTCTCGCCGTGTTGCTGGTGGTGCTTGTCAATCCCTCCACGGACCGCCAGTCGGTGGAAATTTCCCGCGTCATCTTCACCGCGTCGCATGTTTCGGTGGTCATTGCCATCGGCTACGGCCTGACATTGATTGCCGCCAGCCTGCTCGCCGAATACCGCACGTTCCGGCTGTGGGGGCTGATTGGTGGTGCGCTCGGGGCGGCCCTGGCATTGTATGCGCTGGCCAACGTGGCGCATGACATGTCCGCCGGTCTCACCGGCATGAGCGCCATCCAGACGTTCTTCCACGCCATCGGCCGCGCCTTCCAGCCGCATCAATACGGACTGCCGGTTTTTGCGGGCCTGCTGTTGCTGGGCCTGACCGTGGTATTCCTGATCAATCTGCTCCTCGGCCGCGAACGGCCGCATCTGGGCGTTGTGCTGGCCGTGTTCGCCATCATGCCACTCCATTCGGTGATGTCCCACTGGGCGGACAACGAACAGCGCAACCACCTGTTCGGCTACTGGTTTGGCCACGACATGTTCACCCCGCCCTTCGTCGGCAAGGACCACAAGCTGACCTATGATACCAAGGAGCGGACCGCGTTGATGAAGGACCCCAAACAGGCCAGCCTCATCTATCCCGAAATGGACCGCAATGCGGTGTTGTATGGCGGCACGGATCCAGGCCGCTTCTGCCCGACCTACATGATTTTCTGCGAGAGCTTCATCCCGCCGAGTTGCAAGCCGCGCGATCCGAATTTCGACCGGCGCGATGTTTACATCATCACCCAGAACGCCCTCGCGGACGGCACTTACCTGATGTATATCCGCTCGCAATACAACAAGAGCGCGCAGATTCAATACGACACGCCGTTCTTCGAGGACGTTTTCCAACGCCTGACCATCCGCGATCCCAAGGAGCGCGAATACCGGACGAACTGGCTGTCCAAAATCGCCTACGATTACCTGGACAAGCCGTTCATCGCGCTGGGCGACAAGATTGAGAAGCGCCGCCGCGAGGAGGGCGTTTATCCGAAGAACGAAATCTACATCGCCACGCCCGAGGATTCCGCGCGCTGCTTTCAGGAATACATGAGCGATGCGCAACGGCGCATGCAGTTGAACCAGCTCCGCCCCGGTGAGGATGTGCGCGTGGTCAAGGATCCGAACGGCGTGGATCGCGTGCAGGTCTCCGGACAAGTGGCGGTCATGGCCATCAACGGGCTGCTGACCAAGGTGATGTTCGACCACAATCCCACGAACGAATTCTTCGTCGAAGAGAGCTTCCCGCTGGACTGGATGTATCCGCACCTGACGCCCTACGGCATCATCATGAAAATCAACCGGCAGGAACTCCCCACGCTGTCGGAGGACGTCCTGAAGCGTGACCACGAGTTCTGGGCGAATTATTCCGAACGCCTGATCGGCAACTGGATCACCGACGACACGCCCATCAAGGACATCGTGGACTTCGTTGAAAAAGTTTATCTGCGGCACGACTTCACGGGCTTCAAGGGCGACCTGAAATTCGTCCGTGACGATCAGGCGCAGAAGGCCTTTTCCAAGCTCCGCAGCTCGATTGCCGGCATCTACGCGTGGCGCCTCGGGTTGTCCGCCAATTCCCCCACGCCGCCGGAATACGTGGCCAAGTCGCCCGCCGAACGCGAGCGCCTGCTGAAGGAGGCGGACTTCGCCTTCAAACAGGCCTTCGCCTTCTGTCCTTACAGCCCCGAAGCCGTGTTCCGCTACATGCAGGTGCTGCTCGGCAACAACCGCCTCGACGACGCCATCTTGGTCGTGCAGACGGCGTTGAAGCTCGACCCGTATAACTCGCAGCTGGCCGACACGCTCAAGCGCCTGGAAGGCTTCAAAGGCAACGCGGGCAAGATCAGCGAGGTGCAGTCGAACATTCAAAAGCTCACGGTCGAATATCAAAAGAATCCGACCAACTTCCAGACGGCACTGAATCTCGCCGGCGCCTATTTCAGCATCGGCCAGACGAGCGCAGGCGCCACCGTGCTGGACGAAATCGTGAAAAGTCCGCACGCCACGCCGGAAGCCATTCTCGCCGTCGCCCAATACCAGGTGCAATCCCGCAACTATCCCAAGCTCGAAGAAGCGCTCGAACGCCTGACCCAGGTGGAACCGGATTCGCCGGAGGCGTGGTATGACCTCGCCGCGTTGAAAGCCACGCTGGGCAAAATGCCCGACGCCACGGCCAACCTGAAACAAGCCATTCAACTCAGTGACGCCCGCCTGGCCACGAACACGCAATCGCGCGACCTCCGCGGGGAGGCGGCCAAGGATCCGCGCTTCCAGATGATGAAGGACTTGCCGGAATTCAAGGCGCTGCTGACGAAGCCTTGA
- a CDS encoding RsmE family RNA methyltransferase, which translates to MRRFFVPPEQSRGEVFDLPEREARHATQVLRLQPGDTLEVLDGCGGVLRCAVETATKRSVRVRVRQRDYRPPLACAITLVQAIPKGPAFETIVQKATELGAARVIPLLSERVVAHFAAKDAPAKVDKWRQIAVESIKQCGSPWLPEITPPVSFAELLKSPPARDVSVVCALPESRRSLRAVAENYRRERHREPGSAALWIGPEGDFTPAEYAAIEKTGALPISLGPLVLRADTAAIACLALANQEWQTPASARD; encoded by the coding sequence ATGCGCCGCTTCTTTGTCCCGCCTGAACAAAGCCGGGGAGAAGTCTTCGATCTGCCCGAGCGCGAAGCCCGTCACGCAACACAAGTGCTGCGCCTGCAGCCCGGGGACACCTTGGAAGTGCTGGATGGTTGCGGCGGTGTGTTGCGGTGCGCCGTCGAAACGGCAACCAAACGCAGCGTGCGGGTGCGGGTGCGGCAACGCGATTACCGGCCTCCCCTGGCCTGCGCGATCACGCTGGTGCAGGCGATTCCCAAAGGCCCCGCATTCGAGACCATTGTGCAAAAGGCCACCGAACTCGGCGCCGCCCGGGTCATCCCCTTGCTCAGCGAACGCGTCGTGGCGCACTTCGCGGCCAAGGACGCCCCTGCCAAGGTGGACAAATGGCGCCAGATCGCCGTGGAAAGCATCAAACAATGCGGCTCGCCCTGGTTGCCGGAAATCACCCCGCCCGTGTCCTTTGCGGAGTTGTTGAAATCACCTCCGGCAAGGGACGTCAGCGTCGTGTGCGCGCTGCCCGAGTCACGCCGCAGCCTGCGGGCCGTGGCCGAAAACTATCGTCGGGAAAGGCACCGGGAACCGGGCAGCGCCGCGCTTTGGATTGGTCCGGAAGGTGACTTCACACCCGCCGAATACGCTGCCATTGAAAAAACTGGCGCATTGCCCATCTCCCTGGGCCCGCTGGTGCTGCGGGCTGACACAGCGGCCATCGCATGCCTCGCTTTGGCAAATCAGGAATGGCAGACCCCGGCCTCGGCGCGCGATTGA
- a CDS encoding TlyA family RNA methyltransferase: MRLDQALVERGLCASREKAQRSIMAGQVRVNGHPARKASDTVRAHDTVELMAPEKYVSRGGLKLEHGLQHFGLHVTGTTAIDLGASTGGFTDCLLQAGAARVYAVDVGHGQLAWRLRQDPRVVVMDKTNARNLTPKSFPAGAVPVDVVVADCSFISLTKILPAALGLLRSGGRLLALIKPQFEAGKAEVDRGAGVITDPLVHQRVLQEMQNFVSAIDGARWLGVTQSPVLGPAGNKEFLALIEKIC; encoded by the coding sequence ATGCGCCTTGACCAGGCTTTGGTCGAACGCGGTCTTTGCGCCAGTCGCGAAAAGGCCCAGCGCTCAATCATGGCCGGACAGGTCCGTGTCAACGGTCACCCCGCCCGCAAAGCCAGCGACACCGTCCGCGCCCACGACACCGTGGAGTTGATGGCGCCGGAAAAATACGTCAGCCGCGGCGGCCTGAAACTGGAGCACGGCCTGCAACATTTCGGGCTGCACGTCACGGGCACCACGGCCATTGACCTGGGCGCATCCACCGGCGGTTTTACCGATTGTCTGCTGCAAGCAGGCGCCGCCCGGGTTTATGCAGTGGACGTGGGCCACGGCCAGCTGGCGTGGCGTTTACGCCAGGACCCCCGCGTGGTGGTCATGGACAAAACGAATGCCCGCAATCTGACGCCCAAATCGTTTCCTGCAGGCGCGGTTCCGGTTGATGTGGTGGTGGCCGACTGTTCATTCATTTCGCTCACGAAGATTCTTCCCGCGGCCCTGGGGCTGCTCCGGTCGGGCGGACGTCTGCTGGCGCTCATCAAACCGCAGTTCGAAGCGGGAAAGGCCGAAGTGGACCGCGGCGCCGGCGTGATTACCGACCCGTTGGTGCATCAGCGCGTCCTCCAGGAAATGCAGAACTTTGTCAGCGCCATTGACGGAGCGCGGTGGCTTGGTGTAACTCAATCTCCGGTCCTGGGTCCGGCCGGCAACAAGGAATTCCTCGCGCTGATTGAAAAGATCTGCTGA
- the dnaJ gene encoding molecular chaperone DnaJ, translated as MAKRDYYEILGVNRSASDEEIKKAYRKLAVKYHPDKNPGDKVAEEKFKELGEAYEALSDPQKRAAYDQYGHSAFDPRTRASRGAGGFHDPFDIFREVFGGGGGGSIFDEFFGGGRSDPSQPQRGDDLRFDLEITLEEAAHGCEKEISIPRADRCDTCRGSGGEEGSKIKTCPTCGGRGQVLTSRGIFSIAQTCPACEGAGRVIEKPCRACRGSGRREKLTKINLRIPAGVDTGARLRSSGNGDAGLRGGPPGDLYVVLRLKPHDVFHRDGDDLLCEVPISFVQAALGSEVEVPTLEGAATVKIPPGTQPGTIFRLKARGVKNLQGYGHGDLHVRVNVEVPTRLNAEQKQKLEEFGALCNGKESPLMQSFLEKAKKFFR; from the coding sequence ATGGCCAAGCGTGACTATTACGAAATCCTCGGCGTGAACCGTTCGGCCAGCGACGAGGAAATCAAAAAGGCCTACCGCAAGCTGGCCGTGAAATACCACCCGGACAAAAATCCCGGTGACAAGGTGGCCGAGGAAAAATTTAAGGAACTCGGCGAGGCTTACGAGGCCCTCAGCGACCCGCAAAAACGCGCGGCGTATGACCAATACGGCCACAGCGCCTTCGACCCGCGGACCCGGGCCAGCCGGGGCGCGGGCGGGTTTCACGATCCCTTCGACATCTTCCGTGAAGTCTTCGGCGGCGGCGGGGGCGGCAGCATCTTTGATGAATTCTTCGGCGGCGGGCGTTCGGACCCCAGCCAGCCGCAACGGGGCGACGACCTGCGGTTCGACCTGGAAATCACGCTGGAAGAAGCGGCCCACGGCTGTGAAAAGGAGATTTCCATTCCCCGCGCAGATCGCTGCGACACCTGCCGCGGCTCCGGCGGTGAGGAAGGCTCCAAAATCAAAACCTGTCCCACCTGCGGCGGCCGGGGACAGGTGCTCACGTCGCGCGGCATTTTCAGCATCGCGCAAACGTGTCCCGCCTGCGAAGGCGCGGGCCGGGTGATCGAGAAGCCCTGCCGGGCCTGTCGGGGCTCGGGCCGGCGCGAAAAGCTGACCAAAATCAACTTGCGCATTCCAGCCGGCGTGGACACGGGGGCGCGCTTGCGCTCCTCCGGCAACGGCGATGCCGGCTTGCGCGGCGGACCGCCAGGCGACCTCTACGTGGTGCTGCGACTCAAGCCGCATGATGTTTTCCATCGCGACGGCGACGACCTCCTCTGCGAGGTGCCCATCAGCTTCGTGCAGGCGGCGCTCGGTTCGGAAGTGGAAGTGCCGACCTTGGAAGGCGCTGCAACGGTGAAAATCCCACCGGGCACCCAGCCCGGCACGATCTTCCGGCTCAAGGCCCGGGGGGTCAAAAACCTGCAAGGCTACGGCCACGGCGATTTGCACGTGCGGGTGAACGTCGAAGTGCCCACGCGGCTCAACGCGGAACAAAAGCAAAAGCTTGAGGAATTCGGCGCCCTCTGCAACGGCAAGGAAAGCCCGCTGATGCAAAGCTTCCTGGAAAAGGCGAAAAAGTTCTTCCGCTGA
- a CDS encoding SAM-dependent methyltransferase: MPLLPRIINDEIAKHGPIPFARFMELALYCPECGFYETEKDNIGRGGDFYTSVSVGPLFGELLGFQFARWWEELRLGDCGLQIVEAGAHDGKLAGDILNWLRRQRPELLERTEYCILEPSLRRREWQQAALADFSAQVRWRDDFPNPQSATRDPQFTVVFANELLDALPVRRFGWDAVRRQWFEWGVTVEGAGFRWTRLTAPAPSLAQRLPSAPELLEVLPDGCVVEVNEAAEHWWRRAAGWLRCGKLVTCDYGFENEQMVLAERPRGTLRAYRHHQHVDDVLANPGEQDITAHVNFGRIEAVGRAAGLTTDLLESQERFLTRIAAEAWQPDAAFGAWDARRTRQFQTLTHPAHLGHSFRVLVQSRAEAGVCHS; this comes from the coding sequence ATGCCCCTTTTGCCCCGGATTATCAACGATGAGATTGCCAAACACGGGCCAATTCCCTTTGCCCGGTTCATGGAGCTGGCGCTGTATTGTCCTGAATGTGGATTTTATGAAACGGAAAAGGACAACATTGGCCGCGGCGGGGACTTCTATACCAGCGTCAGCGTGGGGCCGCTGTTTGGGGAACTGCTGGGGTTTCAGTTTGCCCGCTGGTGGGAGGAATTGCGACTGGGGGATTGCGGATTGCAGATTGTCGAGGCGGGCGCGCATGACGGGAAGCTGGCCGGCGACATTTTGAACTGGCTTCGGCGGCAGCGGCCGGAATTGCTGGAGCGGACAGAGTATTGCATTCTGGAACCTTCGCTTCGCCGCCGCGAATGGCAGCAGGCAGCGCTCGCGGATTTTTCAGCACAGGTCCGATGGCGGGATGACTTCCCCAATCCGCAATCCGCAACCCGCGATCCGCAATTCACGGTCGTCTTCGCCAACGAACTCCTTGACGCGCTGCCGGTGCGGCGCTTTGGTTGGGATGCCGTGCGCCGCCAATGGTTCGAATGGGGGGTCACGGTGGAGGGGGCGGGTTTTCGCTGGACGCGTCTGACCGCGCCCGCGCCGTCATTGGCGCAGCGGCTGCCCTCCGCTCCGGAGCTTCTGGAGGTTTTGCCGGATGGCTGCGTGGTGGAAGTCAATGAAGCCGCGGAACACTGGTGGCGACGCGCGGCGGGCTGGCTGCGCTGCGGCAAACTCGTTACCTGTGATTACGGCTTTGAGAACGAGCAAATGGTGCTCGCGGAACGGCCCCGTGGAACGCTGCGAGCGTATCGCCACCACCAGCACGTGGATGATGTGCTGGCCAATCCCGGCGAGCAGGACATCACCGCGCACGTCAATTTCGGCCGCATCGAAGCCGTGGGAAGGGCTGCCGGTTTGACGACTGACCTGCTGGAATCACAGGAGCGGTTTCTGACGCGGATTGCGGCCGAAGCGTGGCAGCCGGACGCGGCGTTTGGCGCGTGGGATGCCCGGCGCACGCGGCAGTTCCAGACGTTAACTCATCCCGCGCATTTGGGACATAGCTTCCGGGTGCTGGTTCAATCGCGCGCCGAGGCCGGGGTCTGCCATTCCTGA